One genomic region from Lysobacterales bacterium encodes:
- a CDS encoding DMT family transporter, with product MPIQFGLGEAFALLSALAWAVGVILYSKLGTWLAPLQLNFIKNALVLGMLAATVPLVHGLTLPNISAAEIAIAVISGVIGLALADTLYLKALNQLGAGRMGIIGNLYSPFVIALSFVFLGERLGPLQIVGFVLVSSGVLLVSGKREREAGGGSLLSGVLLGVLAILLMAVAIVMVKRVLEAQPLVWISLIRMGGALVGLLLIVGLRGELRTLNPLRMRVHWPTLLIAAFVGQFLSTLFWLGGYKYTDAMVAAILNESSSAFIVLLAWLWLREPMDRRRAGGIVLAMAGVACMIV from the coding sequence ATGCCCATCCAGTTCGGCCTCGGCGAAGCCTTCGCGCTGCTCAGCGCGTTGGCCTGGGCGGTGGGCGTGATCCTCTACAGCAAGCTCGGCACCTGGCTGGCGCCGCTGCAGCTGAACTTCATCAAGAATGCGCTGGTGCTGGGGATGCTCGCCGCGACCGTGCCCCTGGTGCATGGCCTGACCCTGCCCAACATCAGCGCCGCCGAGATCGCCATCGCTGTCATCAGCGGAGTGATCGGGTTGGCGCTCGCCGACACGCTCTACCTGAAGGCGCTGAACCAGCTCGGTGCAGGCCGCATGGGGATTATCGGCAATCTCTACAGCCCCTTCGTGATCGCGCTGTCCTTCGTTTTTCTCGGCGAACGCCTGGGCCCGCTGCAGATCGTCGGCTTCGTACTGGTCAGCTCGGGGGTGCTGCTGGTCAGCGGCAAGCGCGAGCGCGAGGCGGGTGGCGGCAGCCTGCTGTCGGGGGTTCTGCTCGGCGTGCTCGCGATCCTGCTGATGGCGGTCGCGATCGTCATGGTCAAACGCGTGCTGGAAGCCCAGCCCCTGGTGTGGATCAGCTTGATCCGCATGGGTGGCGCCCTGGTCGGGCTGCTGCTGATCGTCGGCCTGCGTGGCGAGCTGCGCACGCTGAATCCTCTGCGCATGCGGGTGCACTGGCCCACCCTGCTGATCGCCGCCTTTGTCGGCCAGTTCCTGTCCACCCTGTTCTGGCTGGGCGGCTACAAGTACACCGACGCCATGGTCGCGGCCATTCTCAACGAGAGCTCCTCGGCCTTCATCGTGCTGCTGGCCTGGCTGTGGCTGCGCGAACCCATGGACCGTCGCCGCGCCGGCGGCATCGTGCTGGCGATGGCAGGGGTGGCCTGCATGATCGTGTGA
- a CDS encoding threonine/serine exporter family protein: MSPQPSYADRIEFLLQLAASLHTYGTTAQRLELAISKVAVRLRLHCQPMANPTGLILSVVDADAVVAEGAPAAETTRVVRLEPGDVDLARLCAADEIAEKVLAGEMSLNEGSRALRELKAPSGPAAQALTAFSFGLASASVAGLLGTAWADIATAAGIGWMIGLLYVLGAGRPRLSEGLDAIAALLATLLATAVAFWLVPINLKTVVVASLIVLLPGLTLANAVSELSSQHLMAGTARFAGAVSTLLKLTFGTVAATQFARLLGWVPAEPPAPMPPEWLEWASLLVAAYSFAVLFRADRRDYPVVMASAILGYLCSRYGGAALGNEAGVFMAGMAVSAASNLYARTFSRPGAVVRVPGMILLVPGSVGFRSLSFVFERDVFLGLDTGFTVITVLISLVAGLLFGNLLIPPRRSL; the protein is encoded by the coding sequence ATGAGCCCACAGCCCAGCTACGCCGATCGCATCGAGTTTCTGCTGCAGCTCGCGGCCAGTCTGCACACCTACGGCACCACGGCGCAGCGACTGGAGCTGGCGATCTCGAAGGTGGCCGTGCGCTTGCGCCTGCACTGCCAGCCGATGGCCAACCCGACTGGGTTGATCCTCTCTGTGGTGGATGCCGACGCCGTGGTCGCCGAGGGTGCGCCCGCTGCCGAAACCACGCGGGTCGTGCGCCTGGAGCCGGGCGACGTGGACCTCGCCCGGCTGTGTGCGGCCGATGAGATCGCCGAGAAGGTGTTGGCGGGCGAGATGAGCTTGAACGAGGGCTCGCGCGCGCTGCGCGAACTCAAGGCCCCCTCCGGCCCTGCGGCACAGGCCCTGACGGCCTTCAGCTTCGGCCTCGCGTCCGCCAGCGTGGCGGGCCTGCTGGGCACCGCCTGGGCCGATATCGCGACCGCCGCCGGCATCGGCTGGATGATCGGACTGCTCTATGTGCTGGGCGCGGGGCGGCCCAGGCTGTCGGAGGGTCTGGATGCGATTGCCGCCCTTTTGGCGACCCTGCTGGCGACCGCAGTGGCTTTCTGGCTGGTGCCGATCAATCTCAAGACGGTAGTCGTGGCCAGCCTGATCGTTCTGCTGCCCGGCCTTACGCTGGCGAATGCAGTGTCCGAGCTGTCGAGCCAGCATCTGATGGCCGGTACGGCGCGCTTTGCCGGGGCGGTGTCCACCCTGCTCAAGCTGACCTTCGGTACTGTGGCCGCGACCCAGTTCGCGCGCCTGCTGGGCTGGGTGCCGGCTGAGCCGCCCGCGCCAATGCCGCCGGAATGGTTGGAATGGGCGTCGCTACTGGTGGCGGCGTATTCCTTCGCGGTGCTGTTCCGTGCGGACCGGCGCGATTATCCCGTGGTGATGGCCTCGGCCATTCTGGGCTATCTGTGCAGCCGCTACGGCGGCGCGGCGCTTGGAAACGAAGCCGGTGTGTTCATGGCCGGCATGGCAGTAAGTGCCGCCAGCAATCTGTATGCGCGGACCTTCAGTCGCCCGGGCGCGGTGGTGCGGGTCCCGGGCATGATTCTTCTGGTGCCGGGCAGCGTGGGCTTCAGAAGTTTGTCATTCGTATTCGAGCGTGATGTGTTTCTCGGTTTGGACACCGGATTCACGGTGATCACCGTGCTGATCTCGCTGGTCGCCGGTCTGCTGTTCGGCAATCTGCTCATTCCACCGCGGCGCAGCCTCTGA